Proteins co-encoded in one Rudaeicoccus suwonensis genomic window:
- a CDS encoding ABC transporter permease, giving the protein MFSFIQANLGGILSRAGQHAWLAGAPLVLGLLIAMPLGWLANRVPWLRSVLIGGSGLLYTIPSLALFVIMPLILGTGILDPINVIIAMTIYTVALLVRTVADALAVVPSETEQAAVAMGYPPVRRFFAVDLPLAVPVIASGLRVAAVSNVSIVSVAALLGIPQLGYYITDGYSNTYWAEMWTGVLGCVLLALIFDAVIIALTWLLTPWRRAVAA; this is encoded by the coding sequence ATGTTTTCCTTCATCCAGGCCAACCTCGGCGGGATCCTGTCGCGCGCGGGTCAGCACGCCTGGCTCGCGGGAGCTCCACTGGTGCTGGGCCTGCTCATCGCGATGCCGCTCGGCTGGCTGGCCAATCGCGTGCCGTGGCTGCGCTCGGTGCTGATCGGCGGATCCGGCCTGCTCTACACGATCCCCTCGCTCGCGTTGTTCGTCATCATGCCGCTGATCCTCGGCACCGGGATCCTCGATCCGATCAACGTCATCATCGCCATGACGATCTACACGGTCGCTCTGCTGGTGCGCACAGTCGCCGACGCTCTGGCGGTGGTGCCGAGCGAGACCGAGCAGGCGGCCGTCGCGATGGGTTACCCGCCGGTGCGCCGGTTCTTCGCGGTCGACCTGCCGCTGGCCGTGCCGGTGATCGCGTCCGGTCTGCGCGTCGCGGCCGTCAGCAATGTGTCGATCGTCAGCGTCGCGGCGCTGCTCGGCATACCGCAGTTGGGGTACTACATCACTGACGGCTACAGCAACACCTACTGGGCCGAGATGTGGACGGGCGTGCTCGGCTGCGTGCTCCTGGCGCTGATCTTCGACGCCGTGATCATCGCGCTCACCTGGTTGCTGACCCCCTGGCGACGGGCGGTGGCGGCATGA
- a CDS encoding ABC transporter permease — protein MIQQVFSWLFDGAHWHGTDGIPARVLQHIGYCAVVLVIGAIIAVPIGAWIAHRGRGGWIITVINSLRAVPSLGLLLIVTLWLQSKIQSTSVFSISSIIVLVVLAIPPLLAGAYSGVSEVDPAARDAARGMGMTGAQVFGRVELPCALPLMFSGLRSATLQVVATTTIAATVGIGGLGRYLIDGLAQSNYPEMAAGAICVALLALLADLLLAAVQRMVVSPGLTGRVSRSRHTERPGDDEAMKEQISEPVRSATP, from the coding sequence ATGATCCAGCAGGTCTTTTCCTGGCTCTTCGACGGAGCCCACTGGCACGGCACCGACGGGATCCCCGCGCGGGTGCTGCAGCACATCGGTTACTGCGCCGTGGTGCTGGTCATCGGCGCGATCATCGCCGTGCCCATCGGTGCCTGGATCGCCCACCGCGGCCGCGGCGGCTGGATCATCACCGTGATCAACTCATTGCGCGCGGTGCCGAGCCTGGGCCTGTTGCTGATCGTGACGTTGTGGCTGCAGAGCAAGATTCAGAGCACCTCGGTGTTCAGCATCTCCAGCATCATCGTCCTGGTGGTTCTGGCGATCCCGCCATTGCTCGCCGGTGCCTACAGCGGTGTCAGTGAAGTCGATCCTGCCGCCCGTGACGCGGCGCGCGGCATGGGCATGACCGGTGCTCAGGTCTTCGGACGCGTCGAGTTGCCGTGCGCGCTGCCGTTGATGTTCTCCGGGTTGCGCAGTGCCACCCTGCAGGTCGTGGCCACCACCACGATCGCGGCCACCGTCGGCATCGGCGGCCTGGGGCGGTATCTGATCGACGGGCTCGCGCAGAGCAACTATCCCGAGATGGCCGCCGGCGCGATCTGCGTCGCGCTCCTCGCACTCCTGGCAGATCTGCTGCTCGCTGCCGTGCAACGGATGGTGGTCTCGCCCGGACTGACCGGTCGTGTCAGTCGGTCGCGGCATACTGAGCGGCCCGGCGACGACGAGGCGATGAAGGAGCAGATCAGCGAGCCGGTCAGGTCGGCGACGCCGTGA
- a CDS encoding ABC transporter substrate-binding protein codes for MKRTFTLVAVATAATLTLSACGGGSNPLSKSSASGAGIPSGTAAAGTIRVGAANFTESQILAAVYAAALNAKGLKASTGDPIGARAVYLKALDQGSVNLVPEYAYSLLTYYNPKATQTAPDAIVAALKQQLPSGQEVLNVSSAEDANSVTVTKATADKWGLKTIADLVKHESQITFAAPPEFQTNEQGLPGLKTKYDFVPGKFLPLTGNAIPNALKNGQAQAANIFTTDPSIKADGFVVLQDPKHAFGSDSVIPLINKSVATPQVIAVLNAVQAKLTTDNLAEMDKEVQVDHMDINTVATQFITDNGLS; via the coding sequence ATGAAGCGCACGTTTACTCTGGTCGCCGTCGCAACAGCCGCGACGCTCACGCTCAGCGCGTGCGGTGGCGGCAGCAACCCGCTGAGCAAGTCCAGCGCAAGCGGTGCCGGGATTCCCTCCGGCACCGCGGCCGCGGGCACCATCCGGGTCGGCGCCGCCAACTTCACCGAGTCGCAGATCCTGGCCGCGGTGTATGCCGCAGCTCTCAACGCCAAGGGTCTCAAGGCGTCGACCGGCGATCCGATCGGTGCACGGGCGGTCTATCTGAAGGCGCTCGACCAGGGTTCGGTCAACCTGGTTCCCGAGTACGCCTACTCGCTGTTGACGTATTACAACCCGAAGGCGACCCAGACCGCGCCCGACGCGATCGTCGCGGCGCTGAAACAGCAGCTGCCCAGCGGTCAGGAAGTGCTCAACGTCTCCAGCGCCGAGGATGCCAACTCCGTGACGGTCACCAAGGCGACGGCCGACAAGTGGGGGCTGAAGACCATCGCCGACCTGGTCAAGCACGAGAGCCAGATCACCTTCGCCGCACCACCGGAGTTCCAGACCAACGAGCAGGGCCTGCCCGGGCTCAAGACGAAGTACGATTTCGTCCCCGGCAAGTTCCTGCCGCTGACCGGCAATGCGATCCCCAACGCGCTCAAGAACGGCCAGGCGCAGGCGGCGAACATCTTCACCACCGACCCCTCGATCAAGGCCGACGGATTCGTCGTGTTGCAGGACCCGAAGCACGCCTTCGGATCCGACAGTGTGATCCCGCTGATCAACAAGTCTGTTGCGACGCCGCAGGTCATAGCGGTGCTCAATGCCGTGCAGGCGAAGCTGACCACCGACAACCTCGCCGAGATGGACAAGGAAGTCCAGGTCGACCACATGGACATCAACACCGTCGCCACGCAGTTCATCACCGACAACGGCCTGAGCTGA
- a CDS encoding TetR/AcrR family transcriptional regulator: MTRTVGATRMSGRAPSLPPDQRREALIEATVEAIQRFDAKPSTRQIAEAAGVAEGTIFRVFRNKEELFDAVIARVLDPRPFLAGIAAIDTTLPLEARLTAYVTLAQRRMAGFCTTMAALGVTGPLDGHRAHRSPATRETNERVAALIAPDAEHLTISPVELVRRLRLLAFAGSHPHITDNEPLSPAEIVDTVLYGALKREIN; the protein is encoded by the coding sequence ATGACTCGAACCGTCGGCGCGACCCGCATGTCCGGCAGGGCGCCCTCACTGCCACCGGATCAACGCCGGGAGGCCCTCATCGAGGCCACCGTCGAGGCGATCCAGCGCTTTGACGCCAAACCCAGCACCCGGCAGATCGCCGAAGCGGCAGGGGTCGCCGAGGGCACGATCTTCCGTGTCTTCCGCAACAAGGAAGAACTCTTCGACGCCGTCATCGCGCGAGTCCTCGATCCCCGGCCGTTCCTTGCGGGGATTGCCGCGATCGACACCACGCTGCCGCTGGAGGCACGGCTGACGGCATACGTGACGTTGGCGCAGCGACGGATGGCGGGCTTTTGCACGACGATGGCCGCCCTCGGCGTCACCGGCCCGCTGGACGGGCACCGGGCGCATCGTTCACCGGCAACGCGGGAGACCAATGAGCGCGTCGCGGCGCTCATTGCCCCGGATGCCGAACACTTGACGATCAGTCCTGTCGAACTCGTTCGCCGGCTGCGCCTGCTGGCCTTCGCCGGCAGTCATCCGCACATCACCGACAACGAGCCGTTGTCGCCCGCGGAGATCGTCGACACTGTTTTGTATGGCGCGTTGAAACGCGAAATCAACTGA